A stretch of Desulfovibrio desulfuricans DSM 642 DNA encodes these proteins:
- the glmS gene encoding glutamine--fructose-6-phosphate transaminase (isomerizing), which produces MCGIIGYAGHRPAVPVVVEGLRRLEYRGYDSAGVAFARQGDLHVVRATGKLAALEEKLAHEEGVTTPTSAMGHTRWATHGVPAERNAHPHRSNDGTLAIVHNGIIENYQEIKADLTAKGYTFSSETDTEVLVNLVAERRKTEPDLLHAFAAALREAHGAYAVCLMDKSEPGVIYAARMSAPLIFGQGTGENFVASDIPAFLPYTRQVVFLEDGELVRATASDYAIMRLKDLSPVQPEPQTIQWDMQAAQKGGYRHFMLKEIFEQPRVITDGLTGRIEGDHSDVRLAELDSLPVPRRLHIVACGTSYHSGLWGRHLLEHWAHVPVQVEIASEFRYRDALLLDKDDMVLVISQSGETADTLAALRIAKEKGVTVLGLCNVVGSSIARDASAVLYTQAGPEISVASTKAMCSQMLMLALMALYWSKRNGTMSADERRKIIDMLENLPAMLDASLPAMHKKARELSRKYAQARNFFYLGRGHCYSLALEGALKLKELSYIHAEGYAAGEMKHGPIALIDPSFPTFALALDDVLLPKVKSNMVEVQARQGKVIALTNEGFDLGAEDTWVIPSLPAPLAGFMALPALQLFSYETADYLGKDVDQPRNLAKSVTVE; this is translated from the coding sequence ATGTGCGGCATTATCGGTTATGCGGGCCACAGGCCTGCGGTACCCGTTGTAGTTGAGGGCTTGCGCCGTCTGGAATACCGTGGGTACGACTCTGCGGGCGTGGCTTTCGCCCGTCAGGGCGATCTGCATGTGGTGCGCGCCACCGGCAAGCTGGCCGCGCTGGAAGAAAAGCTCGCCCACGAAGAAGGCGTGACCACGCCCACCAGTGCCATGGGCCACACCCGTTGGGCCACCCACGGCGTGCCCGCCGAGCGCAACGCCCACCCCCACCGTTCCAACGATGGCACGCTCGCCATTGTGCACAACGGCATCATTGAAAATTATCAGGAAATCAAGGCCGACCTGACGGCCAAGGGCTATACGTTCAGCTCCGAGACTGACACCGAAGTGCTGGTGAACCTCGTAGCCGAACGCCGCAAGACCGAGCCTGACCTGCTGCACGCCTTTGCCGCCGCCCTGCGCGAAGCGCACGGCGCATACGCGGTCTGCCTTATGGACAAAAGCGAACCCGGCGTCATCTACGCGGCGCGCATGTCTGCTCCGCTTATCTTCGGTCAGGGCACGGGCGAAAACTTTGTGGCGTCCGACATCCCGGCCTTTCTGCCCTACACGCGCCAGGTGGTGTTTCTGGAAGACGGCGAGCTGGTTCGCGCCACCGCTTCTGACTACGCCATCATGCGCCTTAAGGATCTGAGCCCGGTGCAGCCCGAGCCGCAGACCATCCAGTGGGACATGCAGGCCGCGCAAAAGGGCGGCTACCGCCACTTTATGCTCAAGGAAATTTTTGAGCAGCCCCGCGTTATCACCGATGGCCTCACGGGCCGCATTGAAGGCGACCACAGCGATGTGCGCCTTGCGGAGCTGGACAGCCTGCCTGTGCCGCGCCGCCTGCATATTGTGGCCTGCGGCACGTCTTACCATTCCGGCCTGTGGGGGCGGCATCTGCTGGAGCATTGGGCGCATGTGCCTGTGCAGGTGGAAATCGCTTCCGAGTTCCGTTACAGGGACGCCCTGCTGCTGGACAAGGACGACATGGTGCTCGTTATCAGCCAGAGCGGCGAAACCGCCGATACCCTGGCAGCACTGCGTATTGCCAAGGAAAAGGGCGTGACCGTGCTTGGCCTGTGCAACGTGGTGGGCTCGTCCATCGCGCGCGACGCCTCCGCCGTGCTCTACACCCAGGCCGGGCCTGAAATCAGCGTGGCCTCCACCAAGGCCATGTGCAGCCAGATGCTCATGCTGGCCCTCATGGCCCTGTACTGGAGCAAGCGCAACGGCACCATGTCTGCAGACGAAAGACGCAAGATCATCGACATGCTGGAAAACCTGCCCGCCATGCTGGACGCTTCGCTGCCCGCCATGCACAAAAAGGCGCGCGAGCTTTCGCGCAAGTACGCCCAGGCCCGCAACTTCTTTTACCTTGGGCGCGGTCATTGCTACTCCCTGGCTCTGGAAGGCGCGCTGAAGCTCAAGGAGCTTTCGTACATCCACGCGGAAGGCTATGCGGCTGGCGAAATGAAGCACGGCCCCATTGCCCTGATCGACCCCTCGTTCCCCACTTTTGCCCTGGCGCTGGATGATGTCCTGTTGCCCAAGGTGAAGTCCAACATGGTCGAGGTGCAGGCCCGGCAGGGCAAGGTTATCGCCCTGACCAACGAAGGTTTTGACCTTGGCGCGGAAGATACCTGGGTTATCCCCTCCCTGCCCGCTCCTCTGGCGGGCTTTATGGCCCTGCCCGCGCTTCAGCTTTTCAGCTATGAAACCGCCGACTACCTCGGCAAGGATGTGGATCAACCCCGCAATCTGGCCAAGAGCGTAACGGTGGAATAG
- a CDS encoding type III pantothenate kinase — MQPEILLFDIGNTSIKIGLGNERHVLTSYTLRTDTAQSADNFGLTLLTLLQHAGVAPAQLKACVASSVAPGFDPLLREAVARYVGCPLQRVGKELPVPLENRYERPAEVGADRLVGAYAARRMYPETPSLLIVDFGTAVTIDCVSGDAYMGGLIFPGPRTALTALSREAAKLPRVNLDVRANEPTPGRNTTTSIQHGLVFGFACMVEGLTQRLKRQMSGPVKVLGTGGFASSIARVSNVFDQVLPMLLLEGLRRLHYEEPGTDE; from the coding sequence ATGCAGCCCGAGATTCTGCTTTTCGACATAGGCAATACATCCATCAAGATTGGGCTGGGCAACGAGCGTCATGTGCTGACCTCGTACACCCTGCGCACCGATACCGCCCAGTCGGCGGACAATTTTGGTCTTACCCTTCTCACTCTTTTGCAGCATGCTGGCGTTGCGCCAGCGCAACTCAAGGCCTGCGTCGCGTCTTCTGTGGCGCCCGGTTTTGATCCCCTGCTGCGTGAGGCTGTGGCCCGCTATGTGGGCTGCCCCTTGCAGCGCGTGGGCAAGGAACTGCCCGTTCCACTTGAAAACCGCTATGAACGCCCTGCGGAAGTGGGCGCGGACAGGCTGGTGGGGGCCTACGCTGCGCGCCGTATGTATCCGGAAACGCCTTCTCTGCTTATTGTCGATTTTGGCACGGCAGTAACCATCGACTGCGTGAGCGGCGATGCCTACATGGGCGGCCTGATTTTCCCCGGCCCGCGCACGGCCCTGACCGCGCTTTCGCGTGAGGCCGCCAAGCTGCCAAGGGTCAACCTTGACGTGCGCGCCAACGAGCCCACGCCGGGCCGCAATACCACCACCAGCATCCAGCACGGCCTTGTTTTTGGCTTTGCCTGTATGGTCGAGGGCCTCACACAGCGCCTCAAGCGGCAGATGTCCGGCCCGGTCAAGGTGCTTGGCACAGGAGGCTTTGCCTCTTCCATCGCCAGGGTCAGCAACGTGTTTGATCAGGTGCTGCCCATGCTCCTGCTTGAGGGTCTGCGCAGGCTGCACTATGAAGAGCCCGGCACTGACGAGTAG
- the eno gene encoding phosphopyruvate hydratase, whose amino-acid sequence MSSIASVYGREILDSRGNPTVEVEVTLESGHSARAAVPSGASTGSREALEMRDGDKSRFGGKGVTKAVDNVNGEIAEAIVGMDVLRQVQIDNTLIDLDGTDNKSRLGANAMLGVSMACARVASEFLGLPLYKYLGGINAKVLPVPMMNIINGGAHAPNNLDIQEFMIMPLGAMTFRDSLRIGAEIFHTLQAILKKDGHVTSVGDEGGFAPNLKNHDEAFTYIIKAIEEAGYNPGSEVALAIDAAASEFYKDGKYVLGGEGKTFNNAEMSDWLAEFTQKYPLISIEDGMSESDWDGWGMLTASLGDHIQLVGDDVFVTNPGILAEGIDQGVGNSILIKLNQIGTVTETLDTIEMAKEASYSTVVSHRSGETEDSFIADLAVGVNAGQIKTGSLCRSERMAKYNQLLRIEEELDDDADFFGPIMAEYYLQAEDED is encoded by the coding sequence ATGAGCAGCATTGCTTCTGTTTATGGCCGTGAGATTCTCGATTCGCGCGGCAACCCCACTGTTGAAGTGGAAGTGACGCTGGAATCCGGTCACAGTGCCCGCGCAGCGGTGCCCTCCGGGGCTTCCACGGGCAGCCGCGAAGCCCTGGAAATGCGTGATGGCGACAAGAGCCGTTTTGGCGGCAAGGGCGTGACAAAGGCCGTTGACAACGTCAACGGCGAAATCGCCGAAGCCATTGTCGGCATGGATGTGCTGCGTCAGGTGCAGATCGACAACACCCTTATCGATCTTGACGGCACTGACAACAAATCCCGCCTTGGCGCCAACGCCATGCTGGGCGTTTCCATGGCCTGCGCGCGCGTGGCTTCCGAATTTCTTGGCCTGCCGCTCTACAAGTATCTTGGCGGCATCAACGCCAAGGTGCTGCCCGTGCCCATGATGAACATCATCAACGGCGGCGCGCATGCTCCCAACAATCTGGATATTCAGGAATTCATGATCATGCCCTTGGGGGCCATGACCTTCCGTGATTCCCTGCGCATCGGTGCGGAGATTTTCCACACCCTTCAGGCCATCCTCAAGAAGGACGGCCACGTGACCAGCGTTGGCGACGAAGGCGGCTTTGCCCCCAACCTGAAGAACCATGATGAAGCCTTTACCTACATCATCAAGGCCATTGAAGAAGCGGGCTACAACCCCGGCTCCGAAGTGGCTCTGGCCATCGATGCCGCGGCCAGCGAATTTTACAAGGACGGCAAGTACGTGCTGGGCGGCGAAGGCAAGACCTTCAACAATGCCGAAATGAGCGACTGGCTGGCCGAATTCACCCAGAAGTACCCCCTCATCTCCATCGAAGACGGCATGTCCGAAAGCGACTGGGACGGTTGGGGCATGCTGACCGCCTCCCTTGGCGACCATATCCAGCTGGTGGGGGACGATGTGTTCGTGACCAACCCCGGCATTCTGGCCGAGGGCATTGATCAGGGCGTGGGTAACTCCATCCTTATCAAGCTCAACCAGATCGGCACGGTTACGGAAACTCTGGACACCATCGAGATGGCCAAGGAAGCTTCGTACAGCACAGTTGTTTCACACCGCTCCGGCGAAACCGAAGACAGCTTCATTGCCGACCTCGCCGTGGGCGTCAACGCCGGGCAGATCAAGACCGGTTCGCTCTGCCGTTCCGAGCGCATGGCCAAGTATAACCAGTTGCTGCGCATTGAAGAAGAACTGGACGACGATGCGGATTTCTTCGGCCCCATCATGGCCGAATACTATCTCCAGGCAGAAGACGAAGACTAG
- the folD gene encoding bifunctional methylenetetrahydrofolate dehydrogenase/methenyltetrahydrofolate cyclohydrolase FolD, which yields MILIDGKKTAADIRAELGAEVTAACAQGHRAPGLAVILVGEDPASQVYVRNKERACAEAGIVSFPHHLPATTSQRDLLQLIGECNANPAVDGILLQLPLPKGLDAQECLLAIDPEKDVDGFHPVSVGRLSLGLPGFVSCTPAGVMELLRRYDLPTSGKKAVVVGRSNIVGKPLAMLLARSGRFGDATVTVCHSRTPDLAEQCRQADFLFLAMGRPRCITGDMVRQGAVVIDVGINRTPEGLCGDADFASVSPKAHAITPVPGGVGPMTIAMLLSNTVQSWRQHRA from the coding sequence ATGATCTTGATTGACGGCAAAAAAACCGCCGCCGACATCCGGGCGGAACTTGGCGCGGAAGTGACCGCCGCCTGTGCGCAGGGCCATCGTGCTCCGGGTCTTGCGGTTATCCTTGTGGGCGAAGACCCTGCCTCGCAGGTCTACGTGCGCAACAAGGAGCGCGCCTGCGCCGAGGCCGGTATTGTTTCCTTTCCGCACCATTTGCCCGCCACCACCAGCCAGCGGGATCTGCTGCAACTCATTGGCGAGTGCAACGCCAATCCCGCTGTGGACGGCATCCTGCTGCAACTGCCCCTGCCCAAGGGGCTGGACGCGCAGGAATGCCTGCTGGCCATTGATCCGGAAAAGGACGTGGACGGTTTCCACCCTGTGAGCGTGGGCCGTCTTTCGCTGGGCTTGCCGGGATTTGTCTCCTGCACGCCCGCCGGGGTCATGGAGCTGCTGCGCCGCTACGACCTGCCCACCAGCGGCAAGAAGGCCGTGGTTGTGGGGCGTTCCAACATTGTGGGCAAACCGCTGGCCATGCTGTTGGCCCGCTCTGGCCGTTTTGGCGACGCCACGGTGACCGTATGCCATTCGCGCACGCCAGACCTTGCCGAGCAGTGCCGTCAAGCCGATTTTCTGTTTCTTGCCATGGGCAGGCCGCGCTGCATCACTGGCGATATGGTGCGCCAGGGCGCGGTGGTCATTGATGTGGGCATCAACCGCACACCAGAAGGCCTGTGCGGCGATGCGGACTTTGCCAGTGTAAGCCCCAAGGCGCATGCCATTACGCCTGTGCCCGGCGGCGTTGGCCCTATGACCATTGCCATGCTGCTGAGCAATACCGTGCAGTCGTGGCGGCAGCACCGGGCCTGA
- a CDS encoding DUF805 domain-containing protein — translation MEFREAVKICLTKKYCSFKGRASRSEFWWFCLFTLLINIAVGIVGAIAPALASIISAVQALWLLLPTVSVSTRRLHDRDLSGWWQALPAALMLPGLIGLAADAEWLYIVAALAVGIASIGLMIVYALKGTSGPNRFGSDPLDDSGV, via the coding sequence ATGGAATTCAGGGAAGCCGTAAAAATTTGCCTGACCAAGAAGTATTGCAGCTTTAAGGGCCGGGCCTCGCGCTCCGAATTCTGGTGGTTCTGCCTGTTCACGCTGCTGATTAATATCGCAGTGGGCATTGTGGGAGCTATTGCGCCAGCGCTGGCTTCCATCATCAGCGCCGTGCAGGCCCTGTGGCTGCTGCTGCCAACGGTGAGCGTGTCAACGCGCAGGCTGCACGACCGCGACCTTTCCGGTTGGTGGCAGGCACTGCCTGCGGCATTGATGTTGCCGGGCCTGATCGGCCTGGCGGCCGATGCCGAGTGGCTGTACATTGTGGCGGCCCTGGCCGTGGGCATTGCGAGCATCGGACTAATGATCGTATACGCGCTAAAAGGAACCTCCGGGCCCAACCGTTTTGGCTCTGATCCACTTGACGACAGCGGGGTCTGA
- a CDS encoding iron-containing alcohol dehydrogenase family protein: MFRNAKNVGYYMIGSGSLAQLGDLIGARRAAVNGPAVFFIDHFFEGKDLIAKLPVESKDMVVYVDTTNEPTTDSIDGYTGKVKAFLNGAAPCGLLAFGGGCVLDTCKCVGNLLNNPGKAENYQGWELVKNPAPYKIAVPTLSGTGSETSRTGIICNEEKNIKLGMNSDYTMFEQVLLDPDLTASVPRNQYFYTGIDTYMHCFESITGSYRNVVVDSLAEKAIDLSKQVYLSSDMMSDENREKLMIASFLGGMAAGFVGVVHPLSAGLSMVLHMHHGIANCHALTVLEDIYPNEYKDFMAMMERQGIDLPKGICQGLTDAQYDALYGASIVHEKPLSNRLGPDFKKILTKENVIERFKRM; this comes from the coding sequence ATGTTTCGCAACGCAAAGAATGTCGGTTACTATATGATTGGTTCGGGCAGCCTTGCCCAGCTTGGCGATCTGATCGGCGCGCGCCGCGCCGCAGTGAACGGCCCTGCCGTGTTCTTTATTGACCATTTTTTTGAAGGCAAGGATCTCATTGCCAAGCTGCCCGTGGAAAGCAAGGACATGGTGGTCTATGTGGACACCACCAACGAGCCCACCACTGACAGCATAGACGGCTACACCGGCAAGGTGAAGGCCTTCCTCAACGGCGCGGCCCCCTGCGGCCTGCTGGCCTTTGGCGGCGGCTGCGTTCTTGATACCTGCAAGTGCGTGGGCAACCTGCTGAACAACCCCGGCAAGGCCGAAAACTATCAGGGCTGGGAACTGGTCAAGAACCCCGCTCCCTACAAAATCGCCGTTCCCACCCTTTCCGGTACGGGTTCCGAAACCTCGCGCACTGGCATCATCTGCAACGAGGAAAAGAACATCAAGCTGGGCATGAACAGCGACTACACCATGTTCGAGCAGGTGCTGCTCGACCCTGACCTGACCGCCAGCGTGCCGCGCAACCAGTATTTCTACACGGGTATCGATACCTACATGCACTGCTTTGAGAGCATTACTGGCTCTTACCGCAACGTGGTGGTGGATTCCCTGGCTGAAAAGGCCATTGATCTCAGCAAGCAGGTCTACCTTTCCAGCGACATGATGAGCGATGAAAACCGCGAAAAGCTCATGATCGCCTCCTTCCTGGGCGGCATGGCAGCCGGTTTCGTGGGCGTGGTGCATCCGCTTTCGGCGGGCCTCAGCATGGTGCTGCACATGCACCACGGCATTGCCAACTGCCATGCCCTCACCGTGCTGGAGGACATCTACCCCAATGAGTACAAAGACTTTATGGCCATGATGGAACGCCAGGGCATCGACCTGCCCAAGGGCATCTGCCAGGGCCTTACCGATGCGCAGTACGATGCCCTTTACGGCGCAAGTATTGTGCACGAAAAGCCGCTTTCCAACCGCCTTGGCCCGGATTTCAAAAAGATCCTCACCAAGGAAAACGTTATCGAGCGCTTCAAGCGCATGTAG